A genomic window from Sandaracinaceae bacterium includes:
- a CDS encoding mechanosensitive ion channel family protein, whose amino-acid sequence MTWTFLDDPELRRNLLATGTLIFALILSRFAVLRTIRNMKVSSDAMRRRWTASVRNLVLIGLGLGVMVIWASELQAFAVSVVAIAAAIVLATKELIMCVSGSILRATSGSFAIGDRVEMGGVRGDVIDSTLLSTTLLEVGPGHQRTGRAVVVPNSVMLSGGVTNETFMDRYVVHVMTLPIKAEDDWRSAEETLLAVANDACADFVEPARAFMDRLSDKHSLPKFSVEPRVLVAMPKAGELELVLRVPTPVRERGRTEQRILRTFLERRRGDAAVVPPREDADTSLF is encoded by the coding sequence GTGACCTGGACGTTCCTGGACGACCCCGAGCTGCGGCGGAACCTGCTCGCCACCGGGACGCTCATCTTCGCGCTCATCCTCTCGCGCTTCGCGGTGCTGCGGACCATCCGCAACATGAAGGTCTCGTCGGACGCGATGCGGCGACGCTGGACCGCGAGCGTCCGGAACCTCGTGCTGATCGGCCTCGGCCTCGGCGTGATGGTCATCTGGGCCTCGGAGCTCCAGGCCTTCGCGGTGAGCGTGGTGGCCATCGCGGCCGCCATTGTGCTCGCGACCAAAGAGCTGATCATGTGCGTGAGCGGCTCGATCCTGCGCGCGACGAGCGGCTCGTTCGCGATCGGCGACCGGGTCGAGATGGGCGGCGTCCGCGGCGACGTGATCGACAGCACCCTGCTCTCGACCACGCTCCTCGAGGTCGGCCCGGGTCACCAGCGGACCGGCCGCGCGGTCGTCGTGCCCAACAGCGTGATGCTGAGCGGCGGCGTGACCAACGAGACCTTCATGGACCGCTACGTCGTGCACGTGATGACCCTGCCCATCAAGGCCGAGGACGACTGGCGGAGCGCGGAGGAGACCTTGCTCGCGGTGGCCAACGACGCGTGCGCCGACTTCGTCGAGCCCGCGCGCGCCTTCATGGACCGCCTCAGCGACAAGCACTCGCTCCCGAAGTTCTCCGTCGAGCCGCGGGTCCTGGTCGCGATGCCGAAGGCGGGCGAGCTCGAGCTCGTCCTGCGCGTCCCGACGCCCGTGCGCGAGCGTGGCCGCACCGAGCAGCGCATCTTGCGAACCTTCCTCGAGCGCCGCCGCGGCGACGCCGCCGTCGTCCCGCCGCGCGAGGACGCGGACACGAGCCTCTTCTGA
- a CDS encoding DUF4442 domain-containing protein, protein MSLVANVTSAFEGVLPSGVLPDVEKQGNFIRTSWDRLAKVPGGKALFSRLVGVAAPYTGSMGAKVVELGRGHARVELADRRKVRNHLDCVHAIALANLAELTGNVAVAYTLPDDARFIVAGMDISYLKKARGTITGAASCPLFDSNEKSEHDIEVSLTNRQGEQVVVATLRTLIGPKKKR, encoded by the coding sequence ATGAGCCTCGTCGCCAATGTCACCAGCGCCTTCGAGGGTGTCCTCCCGAGCGGCGTCCTCCCGGACGTCGAGAAGCAGGGCAACTTCATCCGGACCAGCTGGGACCGGCTCGCGAAGGTGCCCGGCGGCAAGGCCCTCTTCAGCCGCCTCGTTGGCGTGGCCGCGCCGTACACCGGCTCCATGGGGGCCAAGGTCGTGGAGCTGGGGCGTGGGCACGCGCGGGTCGAGCTCGCCGATCGCCGCAAGGTCCGCAACCACCTCGACTGCGTGCACGCCATCGCGCTGGCCAACCTGGCCGAGCTGACCGGCAACGTCGCGGTGGCCTACACGCTCCCCGACGACGCCCGCTTCATCGTCGCGGGCATGGACATCAGCTACCTCAAGAAGGCGCGCGGCACGATCACCGGCGCCGCGAGCTGCCCCCTGTTCGACTCGAACGAAAAATCCGAGCACGACATCGAGGTCAGCCTCACGAACCGACAGGGCGAGCAGGTGGTGGTCGCCACGCTGCGCACCCTCATCGGTCCGAAGAAGAAGCGGTAG
- the glmU gene encoding bifunctional UDP-N-acetylglucosamine diphosphorylase/glucosamine-1-phosphate N-acetyltransferase GlmU has product MSAPRFAALVLAAGQGTRMKSRLPKVLHEVSGRPMVCWPVQAAFDAGASEVVVVVGHGAEAVEEALRADFGDRVKTALQAEQRGTGHAARCGMPALEGFDGDVVILYGDVPLLEAEAVSALVEARAEARADGKGPLSLLTCRAPDPTGYGRILREGDAVVGIREHKDASEAERAIDEINPGVYAAEAGFLRDALAELSDDNAQGELYLTDIVAAASSGGGARGIEWPLASLQGVNDRAQLAETAAVMRRRIATRHARAGVTIRDLSRVDIDHGVTLAVDAVLEPGVVLRGDTHIGEGARLDVGCVLTNVTVDAGAYLKPYSVATDSKVGEGAQVGPFSHLRPGSELGPESHVGNFVETKKTKLGRGAKANHLAYLGDGIVEDRVNVGAGTIFCNYDGFQKHVTHLEEGCFIGSDSQLVAPIRVGKGAYVATGTTVTKNVPANALAVGRAKQENKEGYASRLRARLEAKAAAAKKK; this is encoded by the coding sequence ATGAGCGCCCCCCGCTTCGCCGCCCTCGTGCTCGCCGCCGGCCAGGGCACCCGCATGAAGAGCCGCCTCCCCAAGGTGCTGCACGAGGTCTCCGGGAGGCCGATGGTCTGCTGGCCCGTGCAGGCCGCCTTCGACGCCGGGGCGAGCGAGGTCGTCGTCGTGGTCGGCCACGGCGCCGAGGCGGTGGAGGAGGCGCTGCGCGCGGACTTCGGTGACCGCGTGAAGACCGCGCTGCAGGCCGAGCAGCGAGGCACCGGGCACGCGGCGCGCTGCGGCATGCCCGCGCTCGAGGGCTTCGATGGCGACGTCGTGATCCTCTACGGCGACGTGCCGCTCCTCGAGGCCGAGGCCGTCAGCGCGCTGGTCGAAGCGCGCGCCGAGGCGCGGGCCGACGGGAAGGGCCCCCTGTCCCTCCTGACCTGCCGCGCGCCCGATCCCACGGGCTACGGCCGGATCCTGCGCGAAGGAGACGCCGTCGTCGGTATCCGCGAGCACAAGGACGCGTCGGAGGCGGAGCGCGCGATCGACGAGATCAACCCCGGGGTCTACGCGGCCGAGGCGGGCTTCCTGCGGGACGCGCTCGCCGAGCTCTCGGACGACAACGCGCAGGGCGAGCTCTACCTGACCGACATCGTCGCGGCCGCCTCCTCGGGCGGCGGCGCGAGGGGGATCGAGTGGCCGCTCGCGAGCCTGCAGGGCGTCAACGACCGCGCGCAGCTCGCCGAGACCGCCGCCGTGATGCGCCGCCGCATCGCGACGCGGCACGCCCGGGCCGGCGTCACCATCCGCGATCTCTCGCGGGTCGACATCGACCACGGGGTCACCCTCGCGGTCGACGCGGTGCTCGAGCCGGGCGTGGTGCTCCGCGGCGACACGCACATCGGCGAGGGCGCGCGCCTGGACGTGGGCTGCGTGCTCACGAACGTCACCGTCGACGCGGGCGCCTACCTCAAGCCCTACAGCGTCGCGACGGACAGCAAGGTGGGCGAGGGGGCGCAGGTCGGCCCGTTCTCGCACCTCCGCCCGGGCTCGGAGCTCGGCCCGGAGTCACACGTCGGCAACTTCGTCGAGACCAAGAAGACCAAGCTCGGGCGCGGCGCGAAGGCGAACCACCTCGCCTACCTCGGGGACGGCATCGTCGAGGACCGCGTCAACGTCGGCGCGGGCACCATCTTCTGCAACTACGACGGCTTCCAGAAGCACGTGACGCACCTCGAGGAGGGCTGCTTCATCGGCTCGGACAGCCAGCTCGTCGCGCCCATCCGGGTGGGCAAGGGCGCGTACGTCGCGACCGGCACCACCGTGACGAAGAACGTGCCGGCGAACGCGCTCGCGGTCGGGCGCGCCAAGCAGGAGAACAAGGAAGGCTACGCGTCGCGGCTGCGCGCGCGGCTCGAGGCGAAGGCCGCGGCCGCCAAGAAGAAGTAG
- a CDS encoding M3 family metallopeptidase — protein MSTHENPLLDLGYDIPFDRIRAEHVEPAIEALIERVRAQLTEIGDATDTPTYAGTLEALEAATEPLERAFGVVGHLESVATTEALRAAYNEVRPRVSELYSSIPLDPKLYARLVAFSETEEAQALPPTQARFLDKELRSFRRNGADLDDAGKEKLRALDVELSKITTKFAQNLLDETNAFELMVEDEAKLAGLPESARKAARQAAEAKGKEGWRFTLQAPSVIAVLSYLEDASIREQVWRAYNTRAASGERNNRPLIERIIRLRREKAALLGYESFADFVLEERMAKRGEDAQAFVRDLTARTEAFFAAEQEELAAFRKELEGEGAPPLAPWDVGLYSEKLRKARFDFDDEEVRPYFPVDRVLGGLFSVVERLYGIKVDERADAPVWHEDVKCYRLVDQSGRQIGGFYVDLFPREDKRGGAWMNSFITGGPKADGGFRPHLGLFCANVTMPVGDEPALLTHREVETLFHEFGHLMHHCLSEVDVRSLAGTAVAWDFVELPSQIMENWTWEREALDLFARHFQTDETLPQALLDKMQAARTFRAASGMMRQLGFAHADLALHIDFDPETDGDPVAYAREKMLPYSPVEPPEDYAMICGFTHLFASPVGYAAGYYSYKWAEVLDADAFTRFKAAGVFDEKVGGEFRAKILSRGDSADPDELFRDFMGRDPSVDALLERSGLTATA, from the coding sequence ATGTCCACGCACGAAAACCCCCTGCTCGACCTCGGCTACGACATCCCCTTCGATCGCATCCGCGCCGAGCACGTGGAGCCCGCGATCGAGGCGCTGATCGAGCGCGTGAGGGCGCAGCTCACCGAGATCGGGGACGCGACCGACACGCCCACCTACGCGGGCACGCTCGAGGCGCTCGAGGCGGCGACCGAGCCGCTCGAGCGCGCGTTCGGCGTGGTGGGGCACCTCGAGAGCGTGGCCACCACCGAGGCGCTGCGCGCGGCGTACAACGAGGTCCGCCCGCGGGTGAGCGAGCTCTACTCCTCCATCCCGCTCGACCCGAAGCTCTACGCGCGGCTCGTCGCCTTCTCCGAGACCGAGGAGGCGCAGGCGCTGCCGCCCACCCAGGCGCGCTTCCTCGACAAGGAGCTTCGCTCGTTCCGGCGCAACGGCGCGGACCTCGACGACGCGGGCAAGGAGAAGCTCCGCGCGCTCGACGTCGAGCTGTCGAAGATCACGACCAAGTTCGCCCAGAACCTGCTGGACGAGACGAACGCGTTCGAGCTGATGGTCGAGGACGAGGCGAAGCTCGCCGGTTTGCCCGAGAGCGCGCGCAAGGCGGCCCGGCAGGCGGCCGAGGCGAAGGGCAAGGAGGGCTGGCGCTTCACCCTGCAGGCCCCGAGCGTGATCGCGGTCCTCAGCTACCTCGAGGACGCGTCGATCCGCGAGCAGGTCTGGCGCGCCTACAACACGCGCGCCGCGAGCGGCGAGCGGAACAACCGCCCCCTCATCGAGCGCATCATCCGCCTCCGCCGCGAGAAGGCCGCGCTGCTCGGCTACGAGAGCTTCGCCGACTTCGTGCTCGAGGAGCGCATGGCCAAGCGCGGGGAGGACGCGCAGGCGTTCGTCCGTGATCTGACCGCGAGGACCGAGGCGTTCTTCGCCGCCGAGCAGGAGGAGCTGGCCGCGTTCCGGAAGGAGCTCGAGGGAGAAGGCGCGCCGCCGCTCGCCCCGTGGGACGTCGGCCTCTACTCGGAGAAGCTCCGCAAGGCGCGCTTCGACTTCGACGACGAGGAGGTGCGCCCGTACTTCCCCGTCGACCGCGTGCTCGGCGGGCTCTTCTCGGTGGTCGAGCGGCTCTACGGCATCAAGGTCGACGAGCGCGCCGACGCTCCGGTCTGGCACGAGGACGTCAAGTGCTACCGCCTGGTCGATCAGAGCGGCCGGCAGATCGGCGGCTTCTACGTCGATCTCTTCCCGCGCGAGGACAAGCGCGGCGGCGCCTGGATGAACAGCTTCATCACGGGCGGGCCCAAGGCGGACGGCGGCTTCCGGCCGCACCTCGGGCTCTTCTGCGCGAACGTCACCATGCCGGTCGGAGACGAGCCGGCGCTCCTGACCCACCGCGAGGTCGAGACCCTCTTCCACGAGTTCGGCCACCTCATGCATCACTGCCTGAGCGAGGTCGACGTGCGCAGCCTCGCGGGCACCGCGGTGGCCTGGGACTTCGTGGAGCTGCCCTCGCAGATCATGGAGAACTGGACCTGGGAGCGGGAGGCGCTCGATCTCTTCGCCCGTCATTTCCAGACGGACGAGACGCTCCCGCAGGCGCTGCTCGACAAGATGCAGGCGGCCCGCACCTTCCGCGCCGCGAGCGGCATGATGCGCCAGCTCGGCTTCGCGCACGCGGACCTCGCGCTGCACATCGACTTCGACCCCGAGACCGACGGGGATCCCGTCGCGTACGCGCGCGAGAAGATGCTGCCGTATTCGCCGGTCGAGCCGCCCGAGGACTACGCGATGATCTGCGGCTTCACGCACCTCTTCGCGAGCCCCGTCGGGTACGCGGCTGGCTACTACAGCTACAAGTGGGCCGAGGTCCTCGACGCCGACGCGTTCACCCGCTTCAAGGCGGCGGGCGTCTTCGACGAGAAGGTCGGCGGCGAGTTCCGCGCCAAGATCCTCTCCCGCGGCGACAGCGCCGACCCGGACGAGCTCTTCCGGGACTTCATGGGCCGCGACCCGAGCGTCGACGCGCTGCTCGAGCGCTCCGGCCTCACGGCAACGGCGTAG
- a CDS encoding ATP-binding protein — protein sequence MIGRLAIWRRSLFARVALVVTAAGLVAIAVATLTIVLLVRQHEEATLVDAAVEGAVRRRDEVQQRVDLARAQLRAVAFAVQAGRLLEVPATAENTADAILAFRDGVEVLEAAASEEAASRLRGLAGPEHADLIFDGEAVVVAEQVGDVRAYALVELGPALAGPAGWTVGLVDHLDETGGGVVAHLQAAESRVHAVAPFMEGRAVRVDAPLAPAREAAFAITRRMALWSSLAVVPLLFLAWVFSRAVTRPVRHLARAVREARDGPVPLPALSDDEIGDLGNAIAAMSERLHEDARALRNAVQFSRKAEVDDGPQRVLGELRLALDGSLVPWIVVASPAHDELLASHGASPAWLAKQTTSEAATSPGCVAVTLVAGAVAIPLHDGERDHGVILTEGPVDAQSVRFAELLARTAVVRLRNAALARQAMVGEKLGLLGRLSAGVAHEMNTPLAFIQANLLALEEELDGEARSSITDARLGVERLVRIVRDLSAISVGGSAVSSEVVDLTRLCRDMVRMARARRPNGTIDVVSGGDVRVECDRGRIEQVVLNLVNNALDAVGDDGHVEVHVAKLGERVVLEVSDDGPGIPQDVKDKLFEAFYTTKGQGGTGLGLYLSRSFVEAHGGELSIPKTGPEGTTFRVRLPAALEPKERESTPPALASVQGAPRPRTGRPRVLVVDDEPAVVRAMKRWLKRRADVTGTTDPHEALRLLERERFELVLCDMNMPGMSGRELAEALRERDPALADRVVIVTGSSGTPPPELRVVRKPLDAEVLDQLLGEAPRTRGAA from the coding sequence ATGATCGGCCGGCTGGCGATCTGGCGGCGCAGCCTCTTCGCGCGCGTGGCCCTGGTCGTCACCGCGGCCGGCTTGGTCGCGATCGCGGTCGCCACGCTGACCATCGTGCTCCTGGTCCGCCAGCACGAGGAGGCCACCCTCGTGGACGCGGCGGTGGAGGGCGCGGTGCGGCGTCGCGACGAGGTCCAGCAGCGGGTCGACCTCGCGAGGGCGCAGCTGCGCGCGGTGGCCTTCGCGGTCCAGGCCGGGAGGCTGCTCGAGGTGCCCGCCACGGCCGAGAACACCGCCGACGCCATCCTCGCGTTTCGAGATGGGGTCGAGGTCCTCGAGGCGGCGGCGAGCGAGGAGGCGGCCTCGCGCCTCCGTGGGCTCGCCGGTCCAGAGCACGCCGATCTCATCTTCGACGGGGAGGCCGTCGTGGTCGCGGAGCAGGTCGGCGACGTGCGCGCGTACGCGTTGGTGGAGCTCGGCCCGGCGCTGGCGGGGCCCGCGGGGTGGACCGTGGGGCTGGTCGACCACCTCGACGAGACGGGGGGCGGCGTCGTCGCGCATCTCCAGGCGGCGGAGAGCCGCGTCCACGCCGTCGCGCCGTTCATGGAGGGCCGCGCGGTCCGCGTCGACGCGCCGCTCGCGCCCGCGCGCGAGGCCGCCTTCGCCATCACCCGGCGCATGGCGCTCTGGAGCTCCCTGGCCGTGGTCCCGCTCCTGTTCCTCGCCTGGGTGTTCTCGCGCGCCGTGACCCGACCGGTCCGGCACCTCGCGCGGGCCGTCCGCGAGGCGCGCGACGGTCCGGTGCCGCTGCCCGCCCTCTCCGACGACGAGATCGGGGACCTCGGCAACGCGATCGCGGCGATGAGCGAGCGACTCCACGAGGACGCGAGAGCGCTGCGCAACGCCGTGCAATTCAGCCGCAAGGCGGAGGTGGACGACGGACCGCAGCGGGTGCTCGGCGAGCTCCGGCTCGCGCTCGACGGCTCCCTGGTCCCCTGGATCGTCGTCGCCAGCCCCGCCCACGACGAGCTGCTCGCGTCGCACGGGGCGAGCCCGGCCTGGCTCGCGAAGCAGACCACCAGCGAAGCGGCGACGTCCCCGGGCTGCGTGGCCGTGACGCTGGTGGCCGGCGCGGTCGCCATCCCGCTTCACGACGGCGAGCGCGACCACGGTGTCATCCTGACGGAGGGCCCCGTCGACGCGCAGAGCGTCCGCTTCGCGGAGCTGCTCGCGCGCACCGCGGTCGTGCGCCTCCGCAACGCGGCGCTCGCGCGCCAGGCGATGGTGGGCGAGAAGCTCGGGCTGCTCGGGCGCCTCTCGGCCGGCGTCGCGCACGAGATGAACACGCCGCTCGCCTTCATCCAGGCGAACCTCCTCGCGCTCGAGGAGGAGCTGGACGGCGAGGCGCGCTCCAGCATCACCGACGCGCGGCTCGGCGTGGAGCGGCTCGTGCGCATCGTCCGGGATCTGTCCGCGATCAGCGTGGGCGGGAGCGCGGTCTCGAGTGAGGTCGTCGACTTGACGCGGCTCTGCCGGGACATGGTCCGCATGGCGCGGGCGCGGCGGCCCAACGGGACCATCGACGTGGTGAGCGGAGGCGACGTCCGCGTCGAGTGCGATCGCGGTCGCATCGAGCAGGTCGTGCTCAACCTGGTCAACAACGCGCTCGACGCGGTCGGCGACGACGGGCACGTCGAGGTGCACGTCGCGAAGCTCGGCGAGCGGGTGGTGCTCGAGGTCTCGGACGACGGGCCGGGCATCCCCCAGGACGTGAAGGACAAGCTCTTCGAGGCGTTCTACACGACCAAGGGGCAGGGCGGCACGGGGCTCGGCCTCTACCTGTCGCGCTCGTTCGTCGAGGCGCACGGCGGCGAGCTGTCGATCCCCAAGACGGGTCCCGAAGGCACCACGTTCCGGGTGCGCCTCCCCGCCGCGCTCGAGCCCAAGGAGCGCGAGTCGACGCCGCCCGCGCTCGCGTCGGTCCAGGGCGCGCCCCGCCCTCGGACCGGGCGCCCGCGCGTGCTGGTGGTGGACGACGAGCCCGCGGTGGTGCGCGCGATGAAGCGCTGGTTGAAGCGCCGCGCCGACGTGACCGGCACGACCGATCCCCACGAGGCGCTGCGGCTGCTCGAGCGCGAGCGCTTCGAGCTGGTGCTCTGCGACATGAACATGCCGGGCATGAGCGGCCGGGAGCTCGCCGAGGCGCTGCGGGAGCGGGATCCGGCGCTCGCGGACCGCGTCGTCATCGTGACCGGCTCGAGCGGGACGCCGCCCCCCGAGCTGCGGGTGGTGCGCAAGCCGCTCGACGCCGAGGTGCTCGACCAGCTGCTCGGGGAAGCCCCCCGGACCCGAGGTGCCGCTTGA